One genomic region from Nocardia vinacea encodes:
- a CDS encoding polynucleotide kinase-phosphatase: MTELSVPELSLVVLIGSTGSGKSTFARKHFPQTAIVSSDACRGIVSDDENDQSSTPDAFALLHHIAGIRLRRGLRTIIDATNVQPKARQELIAVARAHDVLPVAIVLDVSDDVCFERNKQRPDRAHLARHVVSRQQRELRRGLRGLEREGFRKVYILRGVEEIESATIVDERAWNDKRELTGPFDVIGDVHGCRTELETLLGELGYDLARDDAGRAVGASHPAGRTAVFVGDLVDRGPDTPGVLRLVMGMTRAGTALCVTGNHENKLVRALDGQKVRIAHGLAESLAQLETEDEDFRKSALDFCRGLISHYLLDGGRLVVAHAGLKEEYHGRASGRVRAFAMYGESTGETDEYGLPVRYPWAEDYRGRATVLYGHTPVTDLRWVNNTLCLDTGVVFGGKLSALRYPERVPLSVPAERVWYEPVRPLQATTMATPSGVTHRDPGVLDLDDVMGRRVVETRQHGRVGVQEENAGAALEVMSRFAIDPRWLVYLPPTMAPCATTHLDGYLEHPAEAFDYYRSEGVRRVVCEEKHMGSRAIVLVTRSAQVAADRFGADDGSTGALYTRTGRPFFDDTAQTEEILARVRTAAETAGLFEELNTEWLLLDAELMPWSAKAVGLLRNQYAAVGAAARAALGIATDLLAEVAARGLDVADLANRTAARKTDAAAFTTAYGRYCWPVDGLAGLRIAPFQILAGAGINYAVRDHDWHLSTVDRLVAADADLFTPTGRTIVDLTDPDSEAAATSWWTELTTAGGEGMVVKPYYAMVRNEGDHLVQPGVKCRGPEYLRIIYGPEYLRDNNLHRLRTRGLGRKRSMALREYALGLEALDRFVAGEPLWRVHEAVFAVLALESEPVDPRL; encoded by the coding sequence ATGACCGAGCTATCCGTCCCGGAGCTCTCCCTCGTCGTGCTGATCGGCAGTACCGGTTCCGGCAAATCGACGTTCGCGCGCAAGCACTTTCCGCAGACCGCGATCGTTTCCTCGGATGCCTGTCGCGGCATTGTCAGCGATGACGAGAACGATCAGTCGTCGACGCCGGACGCTTTCGCACTGCTGCACCACATCGCCGGTATCCGGCTGCGGCGCGGCCTGCGCACCATCATCGACGCCACCAATGTGCAGCCCAAGGCGCGTCAGGAGCTGATCGCGGTGGCGCGGGCACACGACGTGCTGCCGGTGGCAATCGTGCTCGACGTGTCCGATGACGTGTGCTTCGAACGCAATAAGCAACGCCCCGACCGGGCGCACCTGGCCAGGCACGTGGTGTCCCGGCAGCAGCGTGAACTGCGCCGGGGCCTGCGCGGTCTGGAACGCGAGGGCTTCCGGAAGGTGTACATCCTGCGCGGTGTCGAGGAGATCGAGTCGGCGACCATTGTCGACGAAAGGGCCTGGAACGATAAGCGTGAACTCACCGGACCTTTCGATGTGATCGGCGATGTGCACGGCTGCCGCACCGAATTGGAGACGCTGCTCGGCGAACTCGGCTACGACCTCGCCCGTGACGATGCGGGCCGGGCTGTCGGCGCGAGTCACCCCGCCGGGCGCACCGCGGTATTCGTCGGCGATCTGGTCGATCGCGGACCGGATACCCCGGGTGTGCTCCGACTCGTCATGGGGATGACGCGCGCGGGAACGGCATTGTGCGTCACCGGAAATCACGAGAACAAGCTGGTGCGCGCACTCGACGGCCAGAAGGTGCGTATCGCGCACGGCCTTGCGGAATCGCTGGCCCAGTTGGAGACCGAGGACGAGGATTTCCGCAAGTCGGCGCTGGACTTCTGCCGCGGCCTGATCAGCCACTACTTGCTCGACGGCGGCCGTCTCGTAGTCGCGCACGCCGGGCTCAAGGAGGAGTACCACGGGCGTGCGTCGGGCCGGGTGCGCGCATTCGCGATGTACGGCGAATCGACCGGGGAGACAGACGAATACGGTCTGCCGGTGCGTTATCCGTGGGCCGAGGATTACCGCGGGCGCGCCACCGTACTGTACGGCCACACGCCGGTGACCGATCTGCGCTGGGTGAACAACACACTCTGCCTGGACACCGGCGTCGTCTTCGGCGGCAAGCTCTCAGCCCTGCGCTATCCGGAGCGCGTACCGCTTTCAGTTCCGGCCGAACGGGTTTGGTACGAGCCGGTGCGTCCGCTGCAGGCCACCACCATGGCGACGCCCAGCGGTGTAACGCACCGCGATCCCGGTGTGCTCGATCTGGACGATGTGATGGGCCGCCGTGTAGTGGAGACCCGTCAGCACGGCCGCGTCGGCGTGCAGGAGGAAAACGCCGGGGCCGCATTGGAAGTGATGAGCCGCTTCGCCATCGATCCGCGCTGGCTGGTGTACCTGCCGCCGACCATGGCGCCGTGTGCGACCACCCATCTGGACGGCTACCTCGAACATCCCGCCGAGGCCTTCGACTACTACCGGTCCGAGGGTGTGCGACGCGTGGTGTGCGAGGAGAAGCACATGGGGTCGCGCGCAATCGTGCTCGTGACGCGATCGGCGCAGGTCGCGGCCGATCGGTTCGGCGCCGACGACGGCAGTACCGGTGCGCTCTACACCCGCACCGGGCGTCCGTTCTTCGACGACACCGCGCAGACCGAGGAGATACTCGCCCGGGTGCGTACCGCTGCCGAAACAGCGGGCCTGTTCGAGGAATTGAACACCGAATGGCTGCTGCTCGATGCCGAGCTGATGCCGTGGTCGGCCAAAGCCGTTGGCCTGCTGCGCAATCAGTATGCCGCCGTCGGTGCGGCCGCCCGTGCCGCACTCGGCATCGCGACCGATCTGCTTGCCGAGGTCGCGGCCCGCGGCTTGGATGTAGCCGATCTCGCGAACCGCACCGCCGCGCGCAAGACCGACGCGGCAGCCTTCACCACCGCCTACGGCCGTTACTGCTGGCCGGTCGACGGCTTGGCTGGTCTGCGCATCGCACCGTTCCAGATCCTGGCCGGTGCGGGCATCAATTACGCAGTGCGCGACCATGATTGGCATCTGTCGACGGTCGACCGGCTGGTCGCCGCCGATGCCGACCTGTTCACCCCGACCGGCCGAACAATCGTCGATTTGACCGATCCGGACAGCGAAGCCGCCGCCACCAGCTGGTGGACCGAGCTGACCACGGCGGGCGGCGAGGGCATGGTGGTGAAGCCGTACTACGCGATGGTCCGCAACGAAGGCGACCATCTGGTACAGCCGGGCGTGAAATGCCGCGGCCCCGAATACCTCCGGATCATTTATGGCCCGGAGTACCTGCGCGACAACAACCTACACAGGTTGCGCACGCGCGGTCTGGGCCGCAAGCGCTCGATGGCGCTGCGCGAGTACGCACTGGGCCTGGAAGCGCTGGACCGTTTCGTCGCAGGCGAACCGCTGTGGCGCGTGCACGAAGCGGTGTTCGCGGTCCTCGCCCTCGAATCGGAGCCGGTCGACCCACGCCTGTGA
- a CDS encoding short chain dehydrogenase, translated as MKIVVIGATGTIGSALVDALEANPDHQVVRASRRGPVQVDLADPGSIAALFDAVDNIDAVVAVAASGQLAELADSTDNEYFLGLEGKFLGQIHLVRQAIRHLNDAGSITLTNGISTFSEPGLSFAAAVNAGLGGFVPAAALELPRGIRLNSVSPGWISETLTALGRDGSAGTPVADVVRTYVELIEGSAHGRVVEP; from the coding sequence GTGAAGATTGTTGTGATCGGTGCTACCGGAACCATCGGCTCGGCCCTCGTCGACGCACTCGAGGCGAACCCGGATCATCAGGTTGTTCGCGCTTCGCGGCGCGGACCGGTCCAGGTCGACCTGGCCGATCCCGGGTCGATCGCCGCGTTGTTCGATGCGGTGGACAATATCGACGCGGTCGTCGCCGTAGCCGCCAGCGGTCAACTCGCAGAACTCGCCGACTCGACCGACAACGAGTACTTCCTCGGTCTGGAAGGCAAATTCCTAGGCCAAATTCACCTGGTCCGCCAGGCTATCCGGCACCTCAATGACGCCGGATCCATCACGCTCACCAATGGCATCTCGACCTTCTCCGAGCCGGGCCTGTCCTTCGCGGCCGCGGTCAATGCGGGGCTCGGCGGCTTCGTGCCCGCGGCGGCGCTCGAGCTGCCGCGCGGAATCCGCTTGAATTCGGTGAGTCCGGGCTGGATCTCGGAGACTCTCACCGCGCTCGGGCGTGACGGTTCTGCGGGCACTCCGGTGGCCGATGTTGTCCGGACCTATGTAGAGCTGATCGAGGGATCTGCCCACGGCCGGGTGGTCGAGCCATGA
- a CDS encoding methyltransferase, with product MSARRRWRLCDGLRSWPRCGGVGAHRVLDLGCGEGALLRELLADKVFTEVVGIDVSMRALNITKRRLRLDRMPERVARRLTLLQGALTYTDARLRGYDAAVLMEVVEHIDEPRLGALEYSVFGSAAPDSVVVTTPNAEHNVVYETLPAGKFRHSDHRFEWTRAEFADWASRVAEQYGYAVRFVPVGVEHPEFGPPTQLAMFTKATTDSSTRGAS from the coding sequence ATGAGCGCGCGCCGTCGTTGGCGGTTATGCGACGGGCTGCGGTCTTGGCCGCGCTGCGGGGGGGTCGGGGCACATCGGGTGCTCGACCTCGGCTGCGGGGAGGGGGCGTTGTTGCGGGAATTGCTGGCGGACAAGGTTTTTACCGAGGTAGTCGGTATCGACGTATCGATGCGAGCGTTGAACATCACCAAGCGGCGGTTGCGACTCGATCGGATGCCGGAACGGGTGGCGCGGCGATTGACGTTGCTGCAGGGAGCCTTGACGTACACCGATGCACGGTTGCGCGGATACGACGCCGCCGTGCTGATGGAGGTCGTCGAACATATCGACGAGCCGCGGTTGGGAGCGCTCGAATATTCCGTATTCGGCTCGGCCGCACCGGATTCCGTGGTAGTGACGACGCCGAACGCCGAGCACAACGTGGTGTACGAGACACTTCCGGCGGGCAAGTTCCGGCATTCCGATCACCGCTTCGAATGGACCCGCGCGGAATTCGCGGATTGGGCCTCTCGCGTAGCCGAACAGTATGGCTACGCGGTGCGCTTCGTGCCCGTCGGTGTCGAACATCCCGAATTCGGCCCACCAACGCAACTAGCCATGTTCACCAAGGCCACAACCGACAGCAGTACGAGAGGAGCGTCGTGA
- a CDS encoding RNA-guided endonuclease TnpB family protein has product MGESLVKRAYKYRFYPTEQQERELVRTFGCVRLVYNKALEARTVAWFAEQRRVNYNETSAMLTAWKKTDDLKFLGEVSSVPLQQALRHLQGAFASFFDKRARYPRFKSRKKSRSSAEYTRSAFTFRDGQLTLAKMVDPLNIVWSRPLLEGAEPSTVTVSRDSAGRWFVSVLTETAVTHHPRTDSVVGVDAGITSLLALSTGEKITNPRHQRREHARLVKAQRALARKTKGSVNRDKARRKVARIHARITDRRTDHLHKLSTRLVRENQTIVIEDLNVAGMLRNHSLARAISDASWSQLRSMLEYKAAWYGRELIAVDRWFPSSKTCSVCGSVHDGMALHVREWVCRCCSVTHDRDINAARNILAAGLAVAACGGGVRPTRQSSARQSPVKQETRPAKVGIPHL; this is encoded by the coding sequence ATGGGGGAGAGCTTGGTGAAGCGGGCGTACAAGTACCGCTTCTATCCGACTGAGCAGCAGGAGCGGGAGCTTGTGCGCACGTTCGGATGTGTCCGCCTGGTCTACAACAAGGCGCTGGAAGCCAGGACCGTCGCGTGGTTCGCCGAGCAGCGGCGGGTGAACTACAACGAGACCTCCGCGATGCTGACTGCGTGGAAGAAAACCGATGATCTGAAGTTCTTGGGTGAGGTGTCGTCGGTGCCGTTGCAGCAGGCATTGCGGCATCTGCAGGGCGCGTTCGCGAGTTTCTTCGACAAGCGGGCGCGCTATCCGCGTTTCAAGTCGAGGAAGAAGTCTCGCTCCTCGGCGGAATACACGCGGTCGGCATTCACATTCCGTGACGGGCAACTCACCCTCGCGAAGATGGTCGACCCATTGAATATCGTGTGGTCTCGGCCGTTGCTGGAGGGCGCGGAACCGTCCACGGTCACGGTGTCTCGTGACAGTGCGGGCCGCTGGTTCGTGTCGGTGCTCACCGAGACCGCGGTAACTCACCACCCGCGCACCGATAGCGTCGTCGGCGTCGATGCCGGGATCACCTCGCTGCTGGCGTTGTCGACCGGTGAGAAGATCACCAATCCCAGACATCAGCGGCGAGAACACGCGCGGCTGGTGAAAGCTCAACGCGCCCTTGCCCGCAAGACCAAGGGATCGGTCAACCGGGATAAAGCTCGCCGGAAGGTTGCGCGTATCCACGCCCGCATCACCGACCGCCGCACAGACCATCTGCACAAACTCAGTACTCGCCTCGTTCGTGAGAACCAAACGATCGTGATCGAGGATCTGAACGTGGCCGGGATGCTGCGCAATCACAGTCTGGCGCGCGCGATCTCCGATGCCTCGTGGTCGCAGTTGCGTTCGATGCTGGAATACAAAGCCGCCTGGTACGGGCGTGAGCTGATCGCGGTGGACCGATGGTTCCCGTCGAGCAAAACCTGCTCGGTGTGTGGGTCGGTGCACGATGGTATGGCGTTGCATGTGCGGGAATGGGTGTGCCGGTGCTGCAGTGTGACCCATGATCGCGATATCAATGCCGCGCGGAATATTTTGGCCGCCGGGCTGGCGGTCGCTGCCTGTGGAGGCGGTGTAAGACCAACCCGGCAGTCGTCGGCGCGGCAGTCGCCGGTGAAGCAGGAAACCCGACCTGCGAAGGTCGGAATCCCCCACCTGTAG
- a CDS encoding HAMP domain-containing sensor histidine kinase → MNGRRVWNRARRLTLRTRLLLALVAIAGIGMAAFGLLSVSMLDRALLDRVDDQLNHVASDMTSTKRPPPPPPSGPPEYEQLPSDFRLMFFDVDGHQIGKLGAPAQVSTVPALPAMDAASVRARANTAFTVGDQKSDISWRVRTVVQPATEWQPDGGTVAIAMSLATTEATTGNLRTIELVAGATLLLAICVIAAVLVRIGLRPLTRIEHTAEAIAAGDLDRRVAQTDPHTEAGRLGTAFNVMVTRLSTALRQLADSEQRMRAFIADASHELRTPLTSVRGYAELYRRGGASDEVGVREMMSRIEGEAIRMGVLVDDLLLLAKSDQERALDLAEVDLVVLAMDVVRDAATRAPDRDIGLESSDDPVRVVGDKNRLRQVVTNLVNNALVHTPSEASITVTVGIRAAAALTDPVAAEAGAVLPDVSEFAVLDVHDDGPGIAPENAPRIFDRFYRAAESRSRTGGSGLGLAIADAILGAHGARIQLLRTPGAGATFRILFAVS, encoded by the coding sequence ATGAACGGGCGCCGGGTGTGGAATCGGGCTCGCCGGTTGACCTTACGCACCCGGCTGCTGCTGGCCCTCGTCGCGATTGCCGGTATCGGAATGGCCGCCTTCGGGCTGCTCAGCGTGAGCATGTTGGATCGTGCGCTGCTCGATCGGGTGGACGACCAGTTGAATCACGTTGCCAGCGATATGACTTCGACCAAGCGGCCGCCGCCGCCCCCGCCCTCCGGCCCGCCGGAGTACGAGCAGTTGCCTTCGGATTTCCGGCTCATGTTCTTCGATGTCGACGGGCATCAGATCGGCAAGCTCGGCGCACCTGCCCAGGTGAGCACCGTGCCCGCGTTGCCCGCGATGGACGCGGCATCGGTGCGCGCCCGCGCGAATACCGCGTTCACGGTCGGCGACCAGAAGAGTGATATCAGTTGGCGGGTGCGCACTGTCGTGCAGCCGGCGACCGAATGGCAGCCCGATGGCGGTACCGTCGCGATCGCGATGTCGCTGGCGACCACCGAGGCGACGACCGGCAACCTTCGTACGATCGAGTTGGTGGCGGGTGCGACGCTGCTGCTCGCCATCTGCGTGATCGCGGCGGTCCTGGTGCGAATCGGCCTGCGACCGCTGACCCGAATCGAGCACACGGCCGAGGCGATCGCCGCCGGGGATCTGGATCGCCGTGTCGCACAGACGGATCCGCATACCGAGGCCGGTCGGCTCGGCACCGCGTTCAATGTGATGGTCACCCGGCTGTCCACGGCACTGCGCCAGCTCGCCGATTCCGAGCAGCGGATGCGGGCGTTCATCGCCGACGCCTCCCATGAACTGCGCACCCCGCTGACCTCCGTGCGCGGCTACGCCGAGCTGTATCGGCGCGGTGGTGCGTCCGACGAGGTGGGCGTGCGCGAGATGATGAGCCGGATCGAGGGCGAGGCGATCCGGATGGGGGTGCTCGTCGACGACCTGTTGCTGTTGGCCAAATCCGATCAGGAACGGGCGCTGGATCTGGCGGAGGTCGATCTGGTGGTGCTCGCGATGGACGTGGTGCGCGACGCCGCCACCCGAGCTCCGGATCGTGACATCGGTCTGGAGAGTTCGGATGATCCGGTTCGGGTGGTCGGTGACAAAAATCGATTGCGGCAGGTCGTGACCAATCTGGTCAATAACGCGCTGGTGCATACGCCATCCGAGGCGTCGATCACCGTCACCGTCGGGATCAGAGCCGCGGCCGCGTTGACCGATCCGGTCGCCGCCGAAGCGGGTGCGGTACTGCCCGACGTGTCCGAATTCGCCGTACTCGATGTGCACGACGACGGACCCGGCATCGCGCCGGAGAACGCCCCGCGCATCTTCGATCGCTTCTACCGGGCCGCGGAATCGCGGTCCCGCACCGGCGGTTCGGGACTCGGACTCGCCATTGCCGATGCGATCTTGGGCGCGCACGGTGCCCGGATCCAGCTGTTGCGCACGCCCGGTGCGGGTGCGACCTTCCGGATCCTTTTCGCCGTCTCCTGA
- a CDS encoding DUF6745 domain-containing protein yields MANSPAARRRTSFLGPKIPVPERVASACLLRDEWLEHGLRAEPSDRPTAQAAVTELYRLIGEPEPEFVWVHSPVAAVEVAAASGLDPGAWQPRQNEKLPPTGRIATLLSASRHRMDGRLRNGRQRPWLNPAQREAIWTLPPDEAAQAGVPVELILTLAVQDSLRTSLSDGVAAAIRTLIPDNAREVLGLAWYGQQDAYRVGYYDAIRQAELTVFRGDDLALLDIQVALARSTGWWWSLGPVCVMAERPTAIHSEPTPNADHNERRLHHRDLPAISFADGNHVYVQHGAVVPDWVVLDPTPERIRDERNIEVRRCAIERIGWDVYVARAQLELIAEQDDPGNPGSKLRLYDAPSEWGRRLRVLLAVNGSLERDGHRRRYGLNVPEWIDDPVAAAGWTYGLSGDQYAQLVRRT; encoded by the coding sequence GTGGCAAATTCACCAGCGGCTCGTCGCCGCACTTCCTTTCTCGGTCCCAAAATCCCTGTCCCGGAACGCGTTGCGTCGGCATGTCTGCTGCGCGACGAGTGGCTGGAGCACGGATTGCGCGCCGAACCCTCCGATCGACCCACCGCGCAGGCGGCCGTCACTGAGCTGTATCGGCTCATCGGCGAACCGGAACCGGAATTCGTGTGGGTCCACTCACCGGTCGCGGCAGTCGAGGTAGCCGCGGCGAGCGGGCTCGATCCCGGGGCATGGCAGCCTCGGCAAAACGAGAAACTACCGCCGACGGGGCGGATTGCGACCCTGCTGTCGGCATCCCGGCATCGCATGGACGGGCGGCTGCGCAACGGGCGGCAGCGACCGTGGCTGAATCCGGCACAGCGGGAAGCTATCTGGACTTTGCCGCCGGACGAGGCCGCGCAGGCAGGTGTGCCGGTCGAGCTGATTCTCACACTGGCCGTACAGGATTCGTTGCGCACCTCACTATCCGACGGGGTGGCGGCCGCGATTCGCACACTGATACCCGACAATGCGCGCGAGGTGCTCGGTCTCGCCTGGTACGGCCAGCAGGATGCCTATCGGGTCGGTTACTACGATGCGATCCGGCAGGCCGAGTTGACTGTCTTTCGTGGTGATGACCTGGCATTACTCGATATTCAGGTGGCGTTGGCCCGGTCCACCGGCTGGTGGTGGTCATTGGGTCCGGTGTGTGTCATGGCCGAGCGACCGACCGCCATTCACTCCGAGCCGACACCAAACGCCGACCACAACGAACGCAGACTGCACCATCGGGACCTGCCCGCGATCAGCTTCGCCGATGGCAACCACGTCTACGTCCAGCACGGCGCCGTCGTCCCGGACTGGGTGGTGCTCGATCCGACACCCGAACGCATTCGCGACGAACGCAATATCGAGGTGCGCCGCTGCGCGATCGAGCGGATCGGCTGGGATGTGTACGTAGCACGTGCGCAACTGGAACTCATTGCGGAACAAGATGATCCGGGCAATCCAGGATCAAAACTGCGGCTCTACGATGCTCCCTCCGAATGGGGCAGACGGCTGCGCGTGCTGCTCGCGGTGAACGGCTCACTCGAACGTGACGGACACCGCCGCCGCTACGGACTCAATGTGCCGGAGTGGATCGATGACCCGGTGGCCGCCGCCGGTTGGACCTACGGACTCAGTGGCGACCAATACGCCCAACTCGTCCGCCGAACCTAA
- a CDS encoding NAD(P)-dependent oxidoreductase, with the protein MFIGIVGATGNIGQRVLTEAVTRGHHVTAFTRDAGQITTSQPNVTWRSLDIFDSAAIAAALPGMDVLISCYQPGNAAADFNDTVARSIADPTVYASAARSMLDALHTHPRTRLIVVGGAGSLEYEPGRVTADDDQRLADTLEELGLPREYAAAVRGHRAALDILRTSNRLWTYLSPAELIAPGERTGRYRVGGDQPVRDTDGHSRISIEDAAVALLDEAELPQFIQRRFTIGY; encoded by the coding sequence ATGTTCATCGGAATCGTCGGCGCGACCGGCAATATCGGCCAGCGGGTACTCACCGAGGCCGTCACCCGCGGCCACCACGTCACGGCGTTCACCAGGGACGCCGGCCAGATCACCACCAGCCAGCCGAACGTCACCTGGCGCAGCCTCGATATCTTCGACAGCGCGGCCATTGCCGCGGCCCTCCCCGGCATGGACGTCCTGATCAGCTGTTACCAACCGGGAAATGCGGCAGCGGATTTCAATGACACCGTCGCGCGCTCCATCGCCGATCCGACGGTCTACGCGAGTGCCGCTCGCTCTATGCTCGATGCACTCCACACGCACCCGCGCACGCGGCTGATCGTCGTCGGCGGCGCGGGAAGTCTGGAGTACGAGCCCGGCCGAGTCACCGCCGATGACGACCAACGCCTCGCCGATACCCTCGAAGAACTCGGCCTCCCCCGCGAGTACGCCGCCGCGGTACGCGGTCACCGCGCCGCCCTCGATATCCTGCGCACCTCGAATCGGCTCTGGACCTACCTCAGCCCAGCTGAACTGATCGCCCCCGGCGAACGCACCGGCCGCTACCGCGTCGGCGGCGACCAGCCGGTCCGCGATACCGACGGCCACAGCCGCATCTCCATCGAGGACGCCGCGGTCGCGCTACTCGACGAGGCCGAACTGCCGCAATTCATCCAGCGCCGCTTCACAATCGGATATTGA
- a CDS encoding serine hydrolase domain-containing protein, with the protein MPAASTDGAGMPGHMLVDDRFTAVAAKFFSMFRRKSQGGGALAVYLDGEPVLDIWAGWVDSDRRWRADSMALSYSTGKGVTATVAHRLIERGVLELDAPVADYWPEFAAQGKGGITIREVLNHRAGLQRTRDLVADSDDLLDHDAVAAAMAASAPDPLRLRASGYHGLTFGTLVAEIAQRATGRDFTDLVRSELREPLGDNDFWFGVPENQRQRLARLAPRLGIAKVPFDALIAPFASVKVMNSARSAVYDGWADMTLGMRPYDAMMPGWNGVFTARAIAKMYGAIGNDGLVGHRRLLRPETTRRIAEMPPNSRYDYVLGAPPHFALGYHRAIVGTRLTRQALGHFGIGGSGGIANPGLGLGIGFVTNHLGNHAMSLGDARLPFLAALTERAARTAIGGQSADTLESTRAAS; encoded by the coding sequence ATGCCAGCTGCGAGCACCGATGGCGCGGGCATGCCCGGCCACATGCTGGTCGACGATCGATTCACCGCCGTCGCGGCCAAGTTCTTTTCGATGTTCCGGCGTAAGAGCCAGGGCGGTGGCGCGCTGGCGGTGTACCTCGACGGAGAGCCGGTGCTCGATATCTGGGCAGGGTGGGTAGATAGTGACCGGCGGTGGCGAGCCGATTCCATGGCACTGTCCTATTCGACCGGTAAGGGCGTCACGGCGACGGTCGCGCATCGACTGATCGAGCGCGGCGTACTCGAGTTGGACGCGCCGGTGGCGGACTACTGGCCGGAATTCGCCGCGCAGGGCAAGGGCGGCATCACGATTCGCGAGGTACTGAATCACCGCGCCGGATTGCAGCGCACCCGCGATCTGGTCGCCGATTCGGACGATCTGCTCGACCACGATGCCGTGGCGGCGGCGATGGCCGCATCCGCGCCGGATCCATTGCGGCTGCGGGCTTCCGGATATCACGGCCTGACCTTCGGCACTCTGGTCGCGGAGATCGCACAGCGCGCCACCGGCCGCGACTTCACCGACCTCGTTCGCAGTGAACTCCGAGAGCCACTGGGCGACAACGATTTCTGGTTCGGCGTACCCGAAAACCAGCGGCAGCGGCTGGCTCGGCTCGCGCCTCGCCTCGGCATAGCCAAGGTCCCGTTCGACGCGCTCATCGCACCGTTCGCCTCGGTGAAGGTGATGAACTCCGCCCGCAGCGCGGTCTACGACGGTTGGGCCGATATGACCCTCGGCATGCGCCCCTACGATGCGATGATGCCCGGATGGAACGGCGTTTTCACTGCCCGTGCCATCGCCAAGATGTACGGCGCAATCGGCAACGACGGCTTGGTCGGCCACCGCCGCCTGCTCCGTCCCGAAACCACGCGGCGGATCGCGGAGATGCCGCCGAACAGCCGCTACGACTACGTCCTCGGCGCCCCACCGCATTTCGCACTCGGCTACCACCGCGCCATCGTCGGCACCCGCCTCACCCGCCAGGCCCTCGGTCACTTCGGCATCGGCGGTTCCGGCGGTATCGCCAATCCCGGACTCGGTCTCGGCATCGGCTTCGTCACCAACCATCTCGGCAACCACGCCATGTCCCTCGGCGACGCCCGCCTTCCCTTCCTCGCCGCCCTCACCGAACGCGCCGCCCGCACGGCCATCGGCGGTCAGTCCGCCGACACACTGGAAAGCACCCGCGCTGCCAGCTGA
- a CDS encoding TetR/AcrR family transcriptional regulator produces MGTATPSRRELRRSETTAEIKQVALRLMAEGGPGAITLRAIAREMGMTANAVYSYFPTRDDLVTALINDVYSELADAVEAARDARPATDASGRILAWSCAFRDWAVANPAGFRLIYGDPVPNYQPPEGGAAPDAEHRVCAGLTGLAAGAWPHAENLYADNGFEWSDFEPKLVEEVKAEFPGLPPAAVAIALRIWGHLHGLVSLEILGHLRSQTTDPEKLYRNEIRHLIRSLGLEPPER; encoded by the coding sequence GTGGGCACTGCGACGCCGAGCCGGCGGGAGTTACGACGCTCCGAGACGACAGCGGAGATCAAGCAGGTCGCGCTCCGGTTGATGGCCGAGGGCGGACCGGGCGCCATCACGCTGCGCGCGATCGCGCGCGAAATGGGCATGACCGCGAACGCCGTCTACAGCTACTTCCCGACCCGAGACGATCTGGTCACCGCGCTGATCAACGATGTGTATTCCGAACTCGCCGATGCGGTCGAGGCTGCCCGCGATGCCCGTCCCGCAACAGATGCCTCCGGTCGAATCCTCGCGTGGTCCTGCGCATTTCGTGATTGGGCGGTGGCGAATCCGGCCGGGTTCCGCCTCATCTACGGCGATCCGGTGCCCAACTACCAGCCTCCCGAAGGCGGCGCGGCCCCGGACGCGGAGCACCGAGTGTGCGCCGGTCTGACCGGTTTGGCCGCAGGCGCGTGGCCGCATGCCGAAAACCTCTACGCAGACAACGGGTTCGAGTGGTCGGACTTCGAGCCGAAACTCGTCGAGGAGGTCAAGGCGGAGTTCCCCGGCCTACCGCCCGCCGCGGTCGCGATCGCCCTGCGCATCTGGGGTCACCTGCACGGCCTGGTCTCCCTGGAAATCCTCGGCCACCTGCGCTCCCAGACCACAGATCCGGAAAAGCTGTACCGCAACGAAATCCGCCACCTCATCCGTTCGCTGGGGTTGGAGCCGCCAGAGCGCTGA